From Oryzias melastigma strain HK-1 linkage group LG15, ASM292280v2, whole genome shotgun sequence, one genomic window encodes:
- the LOC112161374 gene encoding G-protein coupled receptor 26: MDAADVIASVLILGIIIVSLLSNVVVLICFMYNPEIRKQVPALFILNLTFCNLLLSVSNMPLTLVGLISTGNPGNGGLCQTVGFLDTFLTTNSMLSMAALSIDRWVAVVFPLSYHSRIRHRDAVLALGYTWIHSLCFSTVATCRSWIGYHHLYASCTLCNARAKGAGTQFLVFTVALHSLSFLLTLIVMCVTYLKVLKVARFHCKRIDVITMQTLVLLVDIHPSVRQKCLDEQKRRRQRATKKISTFIGTFVVCFTPYVITRMVELFFPGPISPRWGVMSKCLAYSKAASDPFVYSLLRHQYRKTCNLLANKVLRRSPVPSSFLRTEINPGSSGKNVNSTNNIQPTNKQTAQPIK, encoded by the exons ATGGACGCAGCGGATGTAATTGCTTCTGTGTTGATTTTAGGGATTATTATCGTCTCTCTGCTGTCCAACGTCGTGGTGCTGATCTGCTTTATGTACAACCCGGAGATCCGTAAGCAGGTACCTGCTCTTTTCATTCTCAACTTGACGTTCTGCAACCTGTTGCTGAGCGTGTCAAACATGCCACTAACTCTGGTGGGTCTCATCTCCACGGGGAACCCCGGAAACGGTGGCCTCTGTCAAACTGTGGGTTTCCTCGACACTTTCCTCACCACAAACTCCATGCTCAGCATGGCAGCCCTCAGCATCGATAGATGGGTGGCTGTGGTGTTCCCGCTGAGCTACCACTCAAGAATCCGCCACCGGGATGCGGTGTTGGCGCTTGGATACACGTGGATCCACTCGCTGTGCTTCTCCACCGTGGCCACCTGCCGCTCCTGGATCGGCTACCATCACCTTTACGCGTCGTGCACCCTGTGCAACGCGAGGGCGAAGGGAGCCGGGACGCAGTTCCTGGTCTTCACTGTGGCTCTGCACTCGCTGTCGTTCCTCCTCACGCTGATCGTGATGTGCGTAACGTACCTGAAAGTCTTAAAAGTTGCAAGATTTCACTGTAAACGCATCGACGTGATCACAATGCAGACGTTGGTGCTGCTGGTGGACATTCACCCCAG TGTGCGCCAGAAATGCTTAGATGAACAGAAGCGGAGGAGGCAGAGGGCCACCAAGAAGATCAGCACATTCATCGGCACATTTGTGGTGTGTTTCACGCCTTATGTCATTACAAG AATGGTAGAGCTCTTCTTTCCGGGGCCTATAAGTCCTCGCTGGGGTGTCATGTCCAAATGTTTGGCCTACAGCAAGGCAGCAAGCGACCCGTTCGTCTACTCTCTGCTGCGGCACCAGTACAGGAAGACCTGCAACCTTCTGGCCAACAAAGTCCTCAGGAGGAGTCCGGTCCCTTCCTCCTTTCTCAGGACAGAAATCAACCCTGGGAGCAGCGGGAAAAATGTCAACTCCACCAACAACATTCagccaacaaacaaacaaacagctcaGCCAATAAAGTAA